actatttttattttgtttggaTCCATTGTGAACTTCTTTACCATTTTTTCTTGAATCTCACAACATTCTTTATTCATTTCTACACCAACAATTGAGGATGCATTTGAAAGATAATAAGCCTGCAAAATAAGAAATAgattatgattaaattaataagacaatcattaaatatatacttgatgtattaaatacatattttagacTTACACCATAAAGAACTGCTCCCAATCTGGAGCCAACATCTAAAATTTGCTTCTCCTCTAAATCATTTGGCAAgagtacataaaatatatacataagagCTTGTTTGGACATTgaatgtgaaataaaaatcagctcctgtaattatacaaaattataattaaataatcataattacaAAAGATTTTTAGAATAAGATAATGTGTTACTATTTCatctattgttattattgaagtttgttctgtttatatttcatcatacaacatatatttatactaaataaacataatattttaaaaaattggaatTCAAATCACTAATAATgtcttatcattatttatactacTAAAACCAAGGTATAAACCAACAACTTACATTAATACCTCTAGACATGCAATCTGTGCAATAAAATCTTGATAACTTTCCTGATTTAACTAATTTGTCTACTTCCTTATCATCATAAAGAAACTCATCAACATGACATGTATTTTCTTTAGTACAATCAGCTTGATCTCCGACTATAGGTGGAATGATAACTTCGGAGGCCATTTCAGCTTTAAATGGAACTATCTTTTTCAAGCTATTTGCTACTTTAAATAACTGTTTctcttttttttgtaaagacttttttatttctaaatctgAAACACATGTTATATGTaagctttaaatatatattatattaattacaatgtatataagtataaaagaGAATAAAAGCTATTGTGGATACTGTACCTACttgtaaaatacttattcTCCCTtatgtctatttatttaagcttaataacctaaatatatatacctttCTTGTAACTCTGAGATGAAATCCATGattcaatattttgtaaatcagCTTCATTCAAGTCTGAAAATAAATCCAAAATTCGGCTTTTTGTTCCCAGCACAGATTCGTCGGTCATTGTTGATATTTGGTATTAAAGAGGTCAGATTTTTCaaaaagttagttttttttcgCACATGGCGCAGACTATCTTAAACCTTTCGACCATACCGCCAATTCTTTCGTagaatcaaaacaaattagtCTATTTGTCATGAGTCACAACTATCTACCTCAATTCTCTATGAGCCAGTGAAGTGAAACTGAAAACAGAAACACTGATAATATAGTTCTACCGGAATCTCATAGCAAATAGaggaataaaaatttgttgtgGGAAATACTGGGGAGATTGGTTTAAATGaacctaatttttatttatgtatgtattcgTTATTTGTGAAAGTTGAAAAAGAGAatgttgtaaattaatttgtgtatttattatatattaatgatttcTACTGTAAACGCTATCTTAATTTCTTTCTCTTTATTTAATAGccttacacattttttttattatgatagaGAGCAAGTGGCAACCCTAacccaaaaaataatatctcgTCCCCGTactattatagtatattagATCTGATTCTGAATATCTGTGATTACTACTCTTTGTCTGTTGTCATTGAATAGTTACTCTTTAGAGTAAACTAAACttctttctttaaaaaataaaataaaaaaggtaattTAGAAGTGTGATGGTAACTGAAAATATCAATACTTACTGGAATTCAATacctttattttcattattttcgaAATTCTACATGCCTCATTATGTTAACAAAACGCTTGAAGGTT
This is a stretch of genomic DNA from Pieris brassicae chromosome 1, ilPieBrab1.1, whole genome shotgun sequence. It encodes these proteins:
- the LOC123717673 gene encoding uncharacterized protein LOC123717673; this translates as MTDESVLGTKSRILDLFSDLNEADLQNIESWISSQSYKKDLEIKKSLQKKEKQLFKVANSLKKIVPFKAEMASEVIIPPIVGDQADCTKENTCHVDEFLYDDKEVDKLVKSGKLSRFYCTDCMSRGINELIFISHSMSKQALMYIFYVLLPNDLEEKQILDVGSRLGAVLYGAYYLSNASSIVGVEMNKECCEIQEKMVKKFTMDPNKIKIVNSDILERCDIVQNSNIIIINVLDFFVDTEKHKEMWYFFKKYIKKGSYLVSNRSMDETLSALQMSEDMMEWLTICKPNQLEHEIFFDVEDYSELFLYTVN